The Methanosphaera sp. BMS genome contains a region encoding:
- a CDS encoding shikimate kinase has protein sequence MVKVRSPASATVINAISMGKGSAFGIGLYITADVNVLNEKTDDDIKVISESLDKPDMDTSLMDLCVRMVYKKLSGYDDFNLKNIVVSVKTKSDIPPGSGLSSSSAASNSVVYATLLALLEEAGLTREDIDFSDEDIVNMAIDASLEVGVTATGAYDDASASFYGGWKITDNYDRKILKDFTVDYQKVLIYIPNKSLYTAQSDVKAMKTLAPLVEIAFENALKKNIEKALTLNGFLYCAALDINPKIAIDALKLGAKAAGLSGTGSAFTILLDDDSDIDMIKSSLSDYQGRLIETSPDNEGSVVLR, from the coding sequence ATGGTAAAGGTACGTTCTCCAGCATCAGCAACTGTAATAAATGCTATAAGTATGGGTAAGGGTTCTGCTTTTGGTATTGGATTATATATAACCGCTGATGTCAATGTATTAAATGAAAAAACAGATGATGATATAAAGGTCATATCCGAAAGCTTAGATAAACCTGACATGGACACATCTTTGATGGACTTATGTGTACGGATGGTCTACAAAAAGCTTTCAGGCTATGATGACTTCAACTTGAAGAACATTGTTGTAAGTGTTAAGACAAAATCGGATATACCGCCGGGTTCAGGTTTGTCAAGCAGCAGTGCTGCTTCAAATTCGGTAGTATATGCAACTCTTCTTGCTCTGCTTGAAGAGGCTGGATTGACGCGTGAAGATATTGATTTTTCTGATGAGGATATTGTAAACATGGCAATTGATGCATCCTTGGAGGTGGGGGTTACTGCTACAGGTGCTTATGATGATGCATCAGCATCATTTTATGGAGGTTGGAAGATAACCGATAATTATGATAGAAAAATTTTGAAGGATTTTACTGTTGATTATCAGAAAGTATTAATATATATACCAAACAAATCTTTATATACTGCACAGTCAGATGTCAAGGCTATGAAAACTTTGGCACCACTTGTGGAAATTGCATTTGAAAATGCTTTAAAAAAGAATATTGAAAAAGCTCTAACCTTAAATGGCTTCTTATACTGTGCCGCATTAGATATAAATCCTAAAATTGCTATCGATGCATTAAAATTAGGGGCTAAGGCTGCAGGGTTGTCAGGCACTGGGTCTGCATTTACTATTTTATTGGATGATGATAGTGATATAGACATGATTAAATCATCCTTATCTGATTATCAGGGTAGGTTGATTGAAACAAGTCCTGATAATGAAGGATCTGTAGTTTTAAGGTAA
- a CDS encoding 30S ribosomal protein S17e encodes MGNIRTTFVKRTAKELIELHGDKFNNDFENNKQVVAEYSSVSTKHLRNQIAGYATHLLDQ; translated from the coding sequence ATGGGAAATATAAGAACAACATTTGTAAAAAGAACAGCAAAAGAATTAATTGAATTACACGGAGATAAATTTAACAACGACTTTGAAAACAACAAACAAGTTGTTGCTGAATACTCATCTGTTTCAACAAAACACTTAAGAAATCAAATTGCAGGTTATGCAACTCATTTATTAGATCAATAG
- a CDS encoding chorismate mutase, which yields MDKIEAENLLNNSREKLDIIDEKMVNLIVERTSLAGDIASSKKVLNKDLSDPERESIIHERISKLIENKDINKEHVFEIFNILFAMSKEEQKKYL from the coding sequence ATGGATAAAATTGAAGCTGAAAATTTATTGAACAACTCAAGGGAAAAATTAGATATTATTGATGAAAAAATGGTAAATCTGATAGTGGAACGAACATCACTTGCAGGTGATATAGCAAGTTCAAAAAAAGTTCTAAATAAGGATTTGTCAGACCCTGAAAGAGAAAGTATTATTCACGAAAGAATCTCTAAATTAATAGAAAATAAAGATATTAATAAGGAGCACGTGTTTGAGATATTCAATATATTATTTGCAATGAGCAAAGAAGAACAAAAAAAATATTTATAA
- a CDS encoding MJ0307 family thioredoxin, with protein sequence MSVKVEVFTSKTCPHCPGAIAVAQKVKEQFGDEMEFEQLDVDENIDKVREYGLMSVPTVVVDGKVEFIGAPTEDELTRKVKKRILLNSH encoded by the coding sequence ATGAGCGTAAAAGTAGAAGTATTCACATCCAAAACTTGCCCACATTGTCCTGGTGCAATCGCAGTAGCACAAAAAGTTAAGGAACAATTTGGTGATGAAATGGAGTTTGAACAGTTAGACGTTGATGAAAACATAGACAAAGTCCGTGAATATGGATTAATGTCTGTTCCAACAGTAGTTGTTGACGGTAAAGTTGAATTTATCGGAGCCCCTACAGAAGATGAATTAACAAGGAAAGTTAAAAAACGAATATTATTAAACTCCCATTAA